From the Simplicispira suum genome, the window CTACAAGCTGGCTTCGGCGCTGCGCTTGCGCGGGCCGCACGAGACGCAAAAACCGGTGTTCGATGGGGACGACCAAGCCACGCCGCCCAAGGGCGACACCTTGGTTGGCAGTGTGCGCTTTGCGCCGCCGTTCGCTGAAGCCACGGCGTACTCGCTCGAGTTGCCCAAAGACTTTGCCGACGCTGCCGGCCGCACGCTCGCCAACGCCAGCATGTTTCCGCTGGCAGTTGCTACGGGGGCCATGCCGCCACTGGCCAAGTTCGCCGCCGCACCGTTTGGCATTGTCGAGCGCTTTGCCGAGGGGCCCAATGGCCCGGCGCTGCTGCCCATCACCCTGCGCAAGGTCGAACCGGCGCTGAGGGTGCAAGCCCTGGGCCCGGCGCCCGGCGCCGCAGGCGCGCAGATGGCTACGCTCACGCCTCAGACGGATGCCGACATCATTGCCTGGTACCGCCGCGTACAGTATTACGACCGCAGCGAGGTCACGCGCAAGCAGGCCCGGCGCGATGCGCGGGGTGCGCTGCCGCCGGTGCTCAAGGATGGCGACAAGAACTACCTGCAAACGCGCATGGTGTCCTTGCTGGCCGGCTTGCCCGGCGCCCGCAGCATCGCCTTGCCGCAGGCCGATGCCGCCGACCCGCGCCCGTTCGAAGTGGTGGGGGTGCCGCTGTCGCCAGGTTTTCATGTGCTGGAAGTCGCTTCGCCGGTGCTGGGCGCCTCGCTGCTGGCGCCGGAATACGGTGCCAAGCGCACCATGTACGTGCGCACCAGCGCGCTGGTGACGAATCTGGCGGTGCACTTCAAACTGGGCCGCGAAAACGCGCTGGCCTGGGTGACTTCGCTCGACAAGGGCAAGGTCGTCGAAGGCGCCAAGGTGCAAGTCTCGGGATGTGACGGCCGCCTGCTGGCGGAGGGCGTCACCGACGCCCAGGGCCGCGCGCCCATCACCGGTCTGCCCACCAGCGCTCCGATCTGTGATGATCGCCAGGACGACTACAGCACCGCCGAAGGGTACTTCGTCAGCGTGCGCCACACCGATGGCGACGGCGTGGCCGATATGGCGTTCACCTGGAGCGAATGGCAGCGCGGCATCGAGCCCTGGCGTTTCAATGTGCCCACCAGCAGCGACGCCGAGCGCGACCAGCGGGCCCACACCGTGTTTGACCGTACGCTGCTGCGCGCCGGAGAAACGGTGTCAATGAAGCATTTCCTGCGCGCCGAGACGGCAGCGGGTTTTGCGCTCTCTGAATCCGAACCCACCGAGCTGTTGGTCACGCATGTGGGCAGTGGTCAGCAGTTCATCCAGCCGCTGGTCTGGCGCAGTACCGCAACCGGCGGCCGCAGCGCGCAGAGTGAATTTGCTGTGCCGCCAGCCGCCAAGCTGGGCGTGTACAGCGTGGAATTGCGTGGCAAAGGCGGGCAGGGACAAAGCCTGGCGTCGGGTCAGTTCCGTGTTGAAGCCTTTCGCCTGCCGGTGCTGGAGGGTCGCGTCGGTCCACAGCAGAAGGGCGCCCTGGTCAATCTGCGCAAGCTGCCCGTGGATGTGCAGGTGAACTATGTCTCTGGAGGCCCTGCTGCGCGCTTGCCAGTGCGTGTCTCGGCGCTGGTGCGCGGCAAAAGTCTGTCGTTTGCCGACTATGACGAATTTACCTTCAGCCCACCACGCCAGCGCGATGCGCAGAATGCGCAACAAGGCATGGCCGAGGACGAAGACGAATCCGGCGCTCCCTCTACCTCCGCCAGCGACAGCCGCATCATTGCGGACAAGCTCCCGTTGACGCTGGACGCCAAGGGCGGTGGGCATTTGACGCTCGATCCGGTGCCGCGCGCCGCAAGTGCACAAGAATTGGTCATCGAGGCCACCTACGCAGACCCGAGCGGCGAGGTGCAGACGCTGCGCAGCAGCAGAACGCTCTGGCCAGCCGGCGTCGTGGCCGGCATCAAGACCGAGGGCTGGGTGTCGTCCGGGAGCAAGGCGCGCTTCCAGGTGTTGGCGCTCTCGCCCGATGGCAAACCGCTGGCAGCGGTGCCGCTGCAGGTGCAAGCTGTAGCGCGCACCACCACCAGCAGCCGCAAGCGCATCGTCGGCGGCTTCTACAGCTACGACAACCACACCGAAACGCACGACCTGGGCACACTGTGCACCGGCAAGAGCGATGCGCGCGGCCTGCTTCTGTGCGAGGCGCGGCTCGACGAGGTTGGGGAAATCGAGCTGGTCGCCACAGCGCGCGACAAGGACGGCAACACCTTTGACGCGGCCTCGTCCGTCTGGGTCAGCCGGGCCGGCGAACAATGGTTTGGCGGCCAGAACCACGACCGCGTCGACGTGCTGCCCGAGCGACGCAGCTACCAGCCGGGCGAGACCGCACGCCTGCAGGTGCGCATGCCGTTCCGTGAAGCCACGGCCCTGGTGGCGGTGGAACGCGAGGGCATCATCGAGACGCAAGTGATGAAGCTCTCGGGCAAGGACCCCAGCGTTTCGCTCAAGGTGCAGCCCCACTGGGGGCCGAATGTGTACATCAGCGTGCTGGCGCTGCGCGGGCGCCTGCACGAGGTGCCCTGGTACAGCTTCTTCACCTGGGGCTACAAGGCGCCGCGCGAGTGGTGGGGCGCCTTCTGGTACGACGGCAAGCAGTACCAGCTGCCGACCGCCCTGGTGGACCTGAGCAAGCCGGCGTTCCGCTTTGGCATGGCGGAGATCAAGGTGGGTGCAGCGGCGCACCGCATTGATGTGAAGGTGGCGGCCGACAAAGCCAGCTACTCGGTGCGCGGCAAGGCGCAAGTCACCATTACGGCCCTGCTCCCCGATGGCAAACCTGCGGCGAACGCCGAAGTGGCGCTGGCCGCAGTGGATGAAGCGCTGCTCGAACTCATGCCCAACACCAGCTGGAACCTGCTTGGCGCCATGCTGCAGCGCCGCGCCTGGGGCGTGCAGACGGCCACAGCCCAAATGGAAATCATTGGCCGGCGCCACTACGGCAAGAAAGCCGCCGCGCCTGGCGGTGGTGGCGGCCGTGCGCCGACCCGCGAGCTGCTCGACACCTTGCTGCTCTGGCAACCCGTGGTCAAGCTGGACGACAAGGGCCAGGCCCAGGTCACGGTGCCGCTGAACGACGCGCTGACGAGCTTTCGCATCGTCGCGGTGGCCGATGCGGAGGTAGGCCTGTTTGGCACGGGCTCGACGACCATCCGCAGCACGCAGGACCTGCAAATCATCAGCGGCCTGCCGCCACTGGTGCGGGAGGGGGATCAGTTCCGCGCGCAAATCACGCTGCGCAACACCACGGCCAAGGCCATGAAGGTGGGAGTTGCTCCGCGCGCCACTTTGCTGGAAATCAAATCGCAAACGGTGGATATACCGGCTGGCGAGGCGCGCGAGCTGGCCTGGAGCGTGACAGCGCCCGAGCAGCTGGGCCAGACCCGCGCCCAATCCCTGCTGTGGGAAATCGAGGCGCACGACACCCTGGGCGGCGCGCGCGACGCGCTCAAGGCGCAGCAGCGCATCGTGCCCGCCGTGCCAGTCTCGGTGCAGCAGGGCACGTTGGTGCAGCTGGACGGCAGCTACGAGCTGCCCGTCGCGCCGCCGCCCACCGCGTTGCCGGGGCGCGGCGGCATCAGTCTGGCGGTGCAGCCCAAGCTGGCCGAGGGGCTGCCCGGCGTTCGCGACTGGTGGGCGCGCTACCCCTACAGCTGCCTGGAGCAGCTGGCCAGCAAGGCCATTGGCATGGACGATGCGGCGGCCTGGCGCGCGCTGATGGCGCGCGTGCCGACCTACCTCGATGAAGATGGCCTGGCGAACTACTTCCCGCCGCGCGCCGGCGAAACGCGCCGGGGCAGCGACACACTCACTGCCTTCCTGATCTCCGCCGCCGACGAAGCCGCCAAGCTCGACCCCAGCATGGGCCTGCCGGACGCCGTGCGCGCACCCATGGAGCATGCGCTGGTAGCCTTTGTCGAAGGGAAAATTGCGCGCAAGTTCTGGAGCCCGCGCGAGGATTTGCCGATGCGCAAGCTCGCCGCCATTGAGGCGCTGTCGCGCAGTGGCAAGGCGCAGGCGCGCATGCTCTCAAGCATCACGATCGCCCCCAACCAGTGGCCCACGCACGCGGTTATCGACTGGCTGCGCATTTTGCGCCGCGTGCCGGGCATCGCCAACCAGGCCGCGCGCCTGCAGGAAGCCGAGCAGATTCTGCACAGCCGCCTGAATTACCAGGGCACGCGCGTGGCGTTCAGCACCGAGCAGCAAGACAGCTGGTGGTGGCTGATGCAGGGCAGCGACGTGAACGCCGCCCGTTTGCTGTTGACGGTTATGGATGATCCAGCCTGGCAGAGTGAGCTGCCGCGCCTCGTCACCGGCTTCATCGCGCGCCAGCAAGGCGGTGCCTGGCACACCACGACGGCCAATTTGTGGGGCGCGCTGGCGCTGCGCAGTTTTTCTGCCAAGTTCGAGCGCACGCCCGTTGCTGGCAGCACGCAGGCCAGCCTGGGCAGCGAGACTGCCAAGGTGGACTGGACCAAGGTCACGCGGCGCAAATCCACCGACGCTGCAGGAGCGCCGCACCAAGCCAGCGCCTTTGGCGCGCCATCGGCGCCCGGCATGCTCAGCGGCAACACGATGTTCCTGCCTTGGCCGAAAGCTGGAGGCCAAACCCTGGCCGTCACGCACCAGGGGACGGGCAAGCCCTGGCTGACGGTGCAGTCGCTCGCCGCTGTGCCGCGCACCGCACCGCTGGACGCGGGCTACCGCGTGCGCCGCACGGTGGAGGCAGTGGAGCAGGCCGACAAGAGCTTGCCTGCTGGCCAGTATTCGCGCGGCGACGTGCTGCGCGTCACGCTGGAAGTGGACGCCAGCGCCAACATGACCTGGGTGGCGATCACCGACCCGATTCCCGGCGGCGCCACCATTCTGGGCAGCGGCCTGGGGCGCGATTCCGAAATTGCGACCCAGGGCGAAAAGCGCTCAGGCAATGGCTGGATGGCGTTTGAGGAGCGCAGCTTTGAATCCTTCCGCAGCTACTACGAATACCTGCCCGAGGGCAAGGTGAAGCTGCAGTACACGATTCGCTTGAACAACGCGGGCAGCTTCGCGTTGCCGCCGACCCGTGTCGAAGCGCTGTACGCGCCGGAGATGTTTGGCGAATCGCCCAATGCGCCGGTGAAAGTGGTGCAAGGGAAGGTGGAGAATGCTTCTGAAAAGTGAGCTGTTAACCGTTATGGAATAAGCGCTGGCGGGCTATTTCTATCAGATTTTTGAGGCGCCCGAGAGGCAGTGCATTCGATGACAGCGCGCACACTGTCATCCAATCGCCCGCGCAGCTTGGCTGCCGTGGCTCGGCGCCGCCTTGGCGCCAACTTTTCAGGAGGCCGCATGTCCGCTCCCCACACCGACGAATCGCTTCCCGACGATAGTGGCATGGCCTTGCCCCCTGCTGCGGCCACCGGCCCTCTGTCGGCGGCCGAGCCGACCCCGCGCATGACGCTGGCCGCGCCGGTGGTACTGCCGGCGCTCGCCGTACTTGGCGCGCTGCTGGTGTTTTGCACCCTGCAACCTGAGCGTGCCGTCAGCCTTTTCTCGGGTGCCCAGAGCTGGGTGGTGGGGCATTTCGACTGGTTCTACACCGTGGTGGTCACGGTGTTCCTGGTGTTTCTGGTGCTGATCGCTTCCAGCCGCTACGGCGACATCAAGCTCGGGCCCGACAATTCCGCGCCTGAGTTCAATTTCGTCTCGTGGACGGCCATGCTGTTCGCAGCCGGCATGGGCATCGGCCTGATGTATTTCGGCGTGGCCGAGCCGCTGCAGCACTTCCTCAAGCCCCCGACCACCATCGCCGGCACGCCAGCCGCCGCGCGCGAGGCGCTGGAGGTGACGTTCTTCCACTGGGGTTTTCATGCCTGGGCGATCTACGGCACCATGGGCTTGGTGCTGGCGTATTTCGGCTTTCGCTACAACCTGCCGCTGACGCTGCGCTCGGGCCTGTACCCGCTGCTCAAGGAGCGCATCAACGGGCCGATTGGCCACACGGTCGATGCGTTTGCGCTGGTGGGCACCATTGCCGGCATCGCCACCACACTGGGCTACGGTGCGCTGCAGCTTTCCGCAGGTTTGGGGCGGGTGGGCGGCTGGGACACCAGCACCGATGTGTTTCGCGTCGGCATCATCGTCGTGGTGGTCGCTCTGGCCGGCATTTCCGCCGTCAGCGGTCTGGACAAGGGCGTGCGGCGCCTGAGCGAGCTCAATCTCTCGCTCTCGTTCCTGCTGCTGGGCTTTGTCATCATCGCCGGGCCGACGGTGTTCCTGTTCCAGGCGCTGAGCGAGAACATCGGCCACTATGTCTCGCAGCTGGTGTCGCTCTCGCTGCGCACCTTTGCCTACGAAGGCACGCAGGAGGCCGGCTGGTTCGGTGGCTGGACGATCCTGTACTGGGCCTGGTGGATTTCCTGGTCACCGTTCGTCGGCATGTTCATTGCACGCATTTCGCGCGGGCGCAGCATTCGGCAGTTCATCGTCGGCGTATTGCTGGTGCCCACCGCCTTCAACCTGCTGTGGATGACCACCTTTGGCAACAGCGCCATCTGGCTCGACACCCACGCCGCGCAAGGTGTGCTCGGCGCCACGGTGGGCAATGTCGATGCGCTGCTGTTCAACTTCCTCGAGCTGCTGCCCTGGTCCACGGCCGTGTCCTGGCTGGCGATTGTGCTGATTGCGGTGTTCTTCGTGACCTCGGCCGACTCGGGGGCGTTTGTGGTGGACACCATCGCCTCGCGCGGCCACCCGCGCTCACCGGTCTGGCAGCGCCTGTTCTGGGCGGCGGTGCTGGGCGTGACGGCGGCCATCTTGATGCTCGCCGGCGGCCTCAAGGCGCTGCAGGCCATGACGCTGGTGGCGGCCTTGCCGGTAGCGCTCATCATGCTGGTGCTGTGCTGGGGCCTGTGGCGCGGCTTGCAGGCCGACCGGGCGCATTCCACGCGCGACCTGGCGCCCGCCACCAGCTTCTGGAGTGGGGCGCACTGGCGCCACCGGTTGGAGCAGATGGTGCGCGATTCCACCGAGGCCGAGGTACGTGCCTACCTGGCGGAGACCGTGGTGCCGGCCATGCGCGACGTGGCCGCCGAGTTGGGCCAACGCGGCGTCGTGGCTGAGCTGCAGGGTGACCCGCAGCAGGACGAAACGCTGCGCTTTGCCATCCCCGATGCGCGGTTGCGCGATTTCGTCTATGGGGTGCGCGTGACGCGCCGGGCCGCCGCCACCTTTGCGGTGCGCGACGCCGCGCCCGAGGGCTCGCTGCCCTATGTGTTCGAACCCATCACCTTCTTTGCCGATGGCCGCGAAGGCTACGACATCCAGTACCTGCGGCGTGAGGAAGTCATCGTGGACATCCTGCGCCAGTACGAGCGCTACCGCATCACCAGCGCCGACCAGCGCAGCGGACTGCTGCACCGATCGCCCAGCCACAAGGGGCCGTATTGAACCTGGCGTGCGTCACACAGTTGGCACTGGCTGCGGTGCATCCGTCAGCCCGTACTGCCGCACCAGTGCCGCACGCTTGCGCGGATCGAGATTGATCCGGCTCGCGTCGCGCCCCACGGCGGCAAGCAGACGCGGGTCCATCACGCGGCGCCACAGCGGCGGAAAGTAGGCGAGGGTGAACATCCCAAAGTAACCGGTGGGTAGTTGCGGTGCTTCATCGAAATGGCGCAGCGACTGGTAGCGTCGAAACGGGTGGGCATGGTGGTCCGAGTGGCGCTGCAGATGAAACAGTGCCCAGTTGGAAAACACGTGGTTGCTGTTCCACGAGTGGCGCGGCAGGCAGGGTTCGTAGCGTCCGGAAGGGCGGCGCTGGCGCAGCAGGCCGTAGTGCTCGACATAGTTGGCCGAGGTGAGCTGGAAGTTGGCCCAGAACGACGCTGCCAGCACAAACACCAGGATGCCCGGCCCCAGCCAGAGCGCCAGGCCACCCCAGAGCGCCAGCGTGACCAATGCGGTTTGCAGAATCTCGTTGTGTGCCGACCAGGCGGAGCGGCGGTTGACCGCCAGCCGGGCGCTCTCGATGGCCCAGGCGCGGCGCAGCGCGCCCGGCATCTCCCGCAGCAAGAACCCATAAATCGACTCGCCCATGCGCGAGGATGCCGGGTCCGCTGGCGTCGCCACGTGGCGGTGGTGCCCCTGGTTGTGCTCTATGGAGAAATGTCCATACCCCGTGGGTGCCAAAACCAGGCGGGCCAGCGTGCGCTCCAGCGCAGGAAGCTTGTGGCCCAGTTCGTGCCCCAGGTTGATGCAAAAACCGCCCACAGACCCCGCCGTGAGCACCATTGCCACCATGCCCCACCAAGGCAGGTCGTGGCGCGCCACAAACCAGGCGCTGAAGATGAATGCCGCCCACAGCACGGGTACCAAAAGGTAGCACACCAGGCGGTAATAGCGGTCGGCTTCCAATGCCGGCACCGCCGATTCCGGCGGGTTGCTGCGGTCTTCTCCCAGCAGCCAGTCGATGAGTGGCGCCACCAGATAGAAGAACCCCACCGGCAGCCACAGCAGCCGCGCATCGCCGGTGCGCAGCATCAGCAGCGGGCCGATCAACACCACCGTAGGGACGGCCACCGACAGCAGCCAGGCCCAGCGCTTGTGGTCGCGGTAAGCTTCGGCCGGGGCGTCAGAGCGGCTGCCAGGGTTAAGCGATTCGGACATAAGGGCGCTCCTGTCTGAGGACTCGATTGTCGGTCAACCCCCGCTGGACCGTGTGCGACACCGCGTTTTCGGCGACCTCGCGGAGGGTGGTCGGGCCATGCCGCCTGGTTCGCGCCGACAGTCTGGCATGCTGGAGGATCTTCCCAGCTGAGCGCGCTATTTGCGTCCCATTTTCCATGCCTTCGAGTGTTTTCCCCGAATTGCGTTTCTGGCTGTTGATCGCGGTTTCGCTGGTCCTGCCCATTGCAATCTATCTCGCACTGCTGTT encodes:
- a CDS encoding alpha-2-macroglobulin family protein — translated: MRIAVWGLALLAASAQALQTSRFSPQGEVASVRQVVARFDAPAVQFGDPKAPAPFAITCSDAAASQGSGRWISEREWVFDFAQHLPPGVRCTAQANSELKSPSGAEWKGAKSYEFNSGGPLVELVRPRTWQELDEEQYFVLQFSGPATLASVKASVWCSMEGVGERIPVRLIEGAQREELLKALRLDKEAAKAPLAVATLACNRRLTAGSKLQLVVGKGLSTPSGVVTKVEKRFGYTVREAFTAELRCERENAQAACLPIRPMTVAFSAPVPYKLASALRLRGPHETQKPVFDGDDQATPPKGDTLVGSVRFAPPFAEATAYSLELPKDFADAAGRTLANASMFPLAVATGAMPPLAKFAAAPFGIVERFAEGPNGPALLPITLRKVEPALRVQALGPAPGAAGAQMATLTPQTDADIIAWYRRVQYYDRSEVTRKQARRDARGALPPVLKDGDKNYLQTRMVSLLAGLPGARSIALPQADAADPRPFEVVGVPLSPGFHVLEVASPVLGASLLAPEYGAKRTMYVRTSALVTNLAVHFKLGRENALAWVTSLDKGKVVEGAKVQVSGCDGRLLAEGVTDAQGRAPITGLPTSAPICDDRQDDYSTAEGYFVSVRHTDGDGVADMAFTWSEWQRGIEPWRFNVPTSSDAERDQRAHTVFDRTLLRAGETVSMKHFLRAETAAGFALSESEPTELLVTHVGSGQQFIQPLVWRSTATGGRSAQSEFAVPPAAKLGVYSVELRGKGGQGQSLASGQFRVEAFRLPVLEGRVGPQQKGALVNLRKLPVDVQVNYVSGGPAARLPVRVSALVRGKSLSFADYDEFTFSPPRQRDAQNAQQGMAEDEDESGAPSTSASDSRIIADKLPLTLDAKGGGHLTLDPVPRAASAQELVIEATYADPSGEVQTLRSSRTLWPAGVVAGIKTEGWVSSGSKARFQVLALSPDGKPLAAVPLQVQAVARTTTSSRKRIVGGFYSYDNHTETHDLGTLCTGKSDARGLLLCEARLDEVGEIELVATARDKDGNTFDAASSVWVSRAGEQWFGGQNHDRVDVLPERRSYQPGETARLQVRMPFREATALVAVEREGIIETQVMKLSGKDPSVSLKVQPHWGPNVYISVLALRGRLHEVPWYSFFTWGYKAPREWWGAFWYDGKQYQLPTALVDLSKPAFRFGMAEIKVGAAAHRIDVKVAADKASYSVRGKAQVTITALLPDGKPAANAEVALAAVDEALLELMPNTSWNLLGAMLQRRAWGVQTATAQMEIIGRRHYGKKAAAPGGGGGRAPTRELLDTLLLWQPVVKLDDKGQAQVTVPLNDALTSFRIVAVADAEVGLFGTGSTTIRSTQDLQIISGLPPLVREGDQFRAQITLRNTTAKAMKVGVAPRATLLEIKSQTVDIPAGEARELAWSVTAPEQLGQTRAQSLLWEIEAHDTLGGARDALKAQQRIVPAVPVSVQQGTLVQLDGSYELPVAPPPTALPGRGGISLAVQPKLAEGLPGVRDWWARYPYSCLEQLASKAIGMDDAAAWRALMARVPTYLDEDGLANYFPPRAGETRRGSDTLTAFLISAADEAAKLDPSMGLPDAVRAPMEHALVAFVEGKIARKFWSPREDLPMRKLAAIEALSRSGKAQARMLSSITIAPNQWPTHAVIDWLRILRRVPGIANQAARLQEAEQILHSRLNYQGTRVAFSTEQQDSWWWLMQGSDVNAARLLLTVMDDPAWQSELPRLVTGFIARQQGGAWHTTTANLWGALALRSFSAKFERTPVAGSTQASLGSETAKVDWTKVTRRKSTDAAGAPHQASAFGAPSAPGMLSGNTMFLPWPKAGGQTLAVTHQGTGKPWLTVQSLAAVPRTAPLDAGYRVRRTVEAVEQADKSLPAGQYSRGDVLRVTLEVDASANMTWVAITDPIPGGATILGSGLGRDSEIATQGEKRSGNGWMAFEERSFESFRSYYEYLPEGKVKLQYTIRLNNAGSFALPPTRVEALYAPEMFGESPNAPVKVVQGKVENASEK
- a CDS encoding BCCT family transporter translates to MALPPAAATGPLSAAEPTPRMTLAAPVVLPALAVLGALLVFCTLQPERAVSLFSGAQSWVVGHFDWFYTVVVTVFLVFLVLIASSRYGDIKLGPDNSAPEFNFVSWTAMLFAAGMGIGLMYFGVAEPLQHFLKPPTTIAGTPAAAREALEVTFFHWGFHAWAIYGTMGLVLAYFGFRYNLPLTLRSGLYPLLKERINGPIGHTVDAFALVGTIAGIATTLGYGALQLSAGLGRVGGWDTSTDVFRVGIIVVVVALAGISAVSGLDKGVRRLSELNLSLSFLLLGFVIIAGPTVFLFQALSENIGHYVSQLVSLSLRTFAYEGTQEAGWFGGWTILYWAWWISWSPFVGMFIARISRGRSIRQFIVGVLLVPTAFNLLWMTTFGNSAIWLDTHAAQGVLGATVGNVDALLFNFLELLPWSTAVSWLAIVLIAVFFVTSADSGAFVVDTIASRGHPRSPVWQRLFWAAVLGVTAAILMLAGGLKALQAMTLVAALPVALIMLVLCWGLWRGLQADRAHSTRDLAPATSFWSGAHWRHRLEQMVRDSTEAEVRAYLAETVVPAMRDVAAELGQRGVVAELQGDPQQDETLRFAIPDARLRDFVYGVRVTRRAAATFAVRDAAPEGSLPYVFEPITFFADGREGYDIQYLRREEVIVDILRQYERYRITSADQRSGLLHRSPSHKGPY
- a CDS encoding alkane 1-monooxygenase → MSESLNPGSRSDAPAEAYRDHKRWAWLLSVAVPTVVLIGPLLMLRTGDARLLWLPVGFFYLVAPLIDWLLGEDRSNPPESAVPALEADRYYRLVCYLLVPVLWAAFIFSAWFVARHDLPWWGMVAMVLTAGSVGGFCINLGHELGHKLPALERTLARLVLAPTGYGHFSIEHNQGHHRHVATPADPASSRMGESIYGFLLREMPGALRRAWAIESARLAVNRRSAWSAHNEILQTALVTLALWGGLALWLGPGILVFVLAASFWANFQLTSANYVEHYGLLRQRRPSGRYEPCLPRHSWNSNHVFSNWALFHLQRHSDHHAHPFRRYQSLRHFDEAPQLPTGYFGMFTLAYFPPLWRRVMDPRLLAAVGRDASRINLDPRKRAALVRQYGLTDAPQPVPTV